The proteins below come from a single Diadema setosum chromosome 21, eeDiaSeto1, whole genome shotgun sequence genomic window:
- the LOC140244279 gene encoding COP9 signalosome complex subunit 6-like, which produces MASQMEVEGASASTQQSVMASSGTSGSVAVALHPLVVMNISEHWTRIRAQEGKPTQVLGALIGKQEGRNIEILNSFELLFDVIEGDIIVDREYYNTKEEQFKQVFKDLEFLGWYTTGGAPNEADIKVHKQICEINESPIFLKLNPLSRQADLPVTMYESVIDLIQGVATMLFVELNFTLATEEAERIGVDHVARVTNSETMESSMVAEHLMAQHNAVKMLHSRVKLILDYVKAVQAGEVPMNHDVLRDANSLCHRLPVLHLDKFDTDFYNQCNDVTLMAYLGAITKGCNTVNQFVNKFNVLYDRQGMGRRMRGLFL; this is translated from the exons ATGGCATCGCAAATGGAGGTAGAAGGCGCTTCTGCGTCTACTCAGCAGTCTGTGATGGCCTCCAGTGGGACATCTGGAAGTGTTGCTGTTGCTCTCCATCCTTTGGTTGTAATGAACATTTCAGAGCACTGGACAAGGATCCGAGCACAAGAAGGAAAACCGACGCAAG TTCTTGGAGCATTGATTGGCAAACAAGAAGGAAGAAACATTGAGATTCTAAACTCTTTTGAGTTGCTGTTTGATGTCATCGAGGGAGACATCATTGTTGACCGGGAATACTACAACACCAAGGAGGAGCAAT TCAAGCAAGTGTTCAAAGATCTTGAGTTTCTTGGGTGGTACACCACAGGAGGAGCCCCAAATGAAGCAGATATCAAGGTTCACAAACAG ATctgtgaaatcaatgaaagtCCAATCTTCTTGAAGCTGAATCCTCTATCAAGACAAGCAGAT CTTCCAGTCACGATGTATGAGTCTGTGATTGATCTGATACAAGGCGTGGCCACCATGCTCTTTGTGGAGCTCAACTTCACGCTGGCTACGGAGGAAGCTGAGCGGATTGGGGTGGATCACGTCGCCAGGGTAACCAACAGCGAGACTATGGAAAGTTCCATGG TTGCGGAGCACTTGATGGCTCAGCACAACGCAGTAAAGATGCTACACAGCCGTGTTAAGCTGATACTGGACTACGTGAAGGCCGTCCAGGCGGGAGAGGTCCCCATGAACCATGACGTCCTGAGGGACGCAAACAGTCTGTGCCACAGACTACCAGTTCTCCACCTCGACAAGTTTGACACCGACTTCTACAAC CAATGCAATGACGTAACCCTCATGGCATACCTAGGAGCAATCACCAAAGGATGCAACACAGTCAACCAG TTTGTCAACAAGTTCAACGTGCTGTACGACAGGCAAGGCATGGGTCGTAGAATGAGGGGACTCTTCTTGTGA